A section of the Jaculus jaculus isolate mJacJac1 chromosome 6, mJacJac1.mat.Y.cur, whole genome shotgun sequence genome encodes:
- the LOC101596469 gene encoding olfactory receptor 10AD1 — MTGADCGYPGIVTKPLTPNLLELSKFQNIYHHFGKCSCIHLGVTGPRPQTVDLRNDSTVTEFILVGFERSSPSTRALLFSLFLALYSLTMAMNGLIIFITWTDPRLNSPMYFFLGHLSFLDICFITTTIPQMLIHLVIKNHTVSFVSCMAQMYLVFLVGVAECILLAFMAYDRYVAICHPLNYAHVMSQQVCIRLVCTSWIFGLINGIFLEYISFRNPFCKDNHIENFFCEAPIVMALSCGDLQFSMELIFADAIVVLLSPMVLIASSYARVLASILSRASSSGRGKTFSTCASHLTVVILLYTSAMFSYMNPRSTHGPDKDKLFSLLYTIIIPMCNPIIYSFRNKEMKGAMGRALGRNGLAQEDSL, encoded by the exons ATGACGGGGGC AGACTGTGGTTATCCTGGCATCGTCACCAAGCCACTAACCCCCAACTTACTAGAGCTCAGTAAGTTCCAAAACATTTACCATCACTTTGGTAAATGCTCTTGTATTCATCTGGGGGTTACTGGGCCCAG ACCCCAGACAGTGGACCTAAGGAATGACAGCACAGTGACAGAGTTCATCCTGGTGGGCTTTGAGCGGAGCTCCCCTTCCACTAGGGCACTTCTCTTCTCACTCTTCCTAGCTCTCTACAGCCTCACCATGGCCATGAACGGCCTCATCATCTTCATCACCTGGACTGACCCCAGGCTCAACagccccatgtacttcttcctcggCCACCTGTCTTTCCTGGATATCTgcttcatcaccaccaccatcccccAGATGCTGATCCACCTGGTCATCAAGAACCACACTGTCTCCTTTGTCTCTTGCATGGCCCAGATGTACTTGGTCTTCCTCGTGGGCGTGGCAGAGTGCATCCTCTTGGCTTTTATGGCCTATGACCGGTATGTTGCAATCTGCCACCCACTGAACTATGCCCACGTCATGAGCCAACAGGTGTGTATCAGACTGGTATGTACTTCCTGGATCTTTGGGCTGATCAACGGTATCTTTCTTGAGTACATATCATTTCGGAATCCCTTCTGCAAAGACAACCACATAGAAAACTTCTTCTGTGAGGCCCCCATTGTGATGGCCCTCTCCTGTGGGGACCTCCAGTTTAGTATGGAGTTGATCTTTGCCGATGCCATTGTGGTGCTGCTCAGCCCCATGGTGCTCATCGCCTCCTCCTATGCCCGCGTCCTGGCCTCCATACTCAGCAGAGCCTCCTCCTCAGGGCGGGGGAAGACCTTCTCCACTTGTGCCTCCCACCTGACCGTGGTCATACTTCTGTACACCTCGGCTATGTTCTCTTACATGAACCCCCGCAGCACACACGGGCCTGACAAAGACAAGCTATTCTCTCTGCTCTACACCATCATCATCCCGATGTGCAACCCCATTATCTACAGTTTCCGAAACAAGGAAATGAAGGGGGCCATGGGGAGAGCCCTTGGGAGAAATGGCCTGGCTCAGGAAGATTCTCTCTAG